From a single Rhinolophus ferrumequinum isolate MPI-CBG mRhiFer1 chromosome 15, mRhiFer1_v1.p, whole genome shotgun sequence genomic region:
- the ERF gene encoding ETS domain-containing transcription factor ERF isoform X2, translated as MNYDKLSRALRYYYNKRILHKTKGKRFTYKFNFNKLVLVNYPFIDVGLAGGAVPQSAPPVPSGGSHFRFPPSTPSEVLSPTEDPRSPPACSSSSSSLFSAVVARRLGRGSVSDCSDGTSELEEPLGEDPRARPPGPPELGAFRGPPLARLPHDPGVFRVYPRPRGGPEPLSPFPVSPLAGPGSLLPPQLSPALPMTPTHLAYTPSPTLSPMYPSGGGAPSGSGGGSHFSFSPEDMKRYLQAHTQSVYNYHLSPRAFLHYPGLVVPQPQRPDKCPLPPMAPETPPVPSSSSSSSSSSSSPFKFKLQPPPLGRRQRAAGEKAPAGADKSSAIGSGGSAGGLAEGAGALVPPPPPQIKVEPISEGESEEVEVTDISDEDEEDGEVFKTPRAPPAPPKPEPGEAPGAAQCMPLKLRFKRRWSEDCRLEGGGGPAGGLEDEGEDKKVRGEGPGEAGGPLTPRRVSSDLQHATAQLSLEHRDS; from the exons ATGAATTACGACAAGCTGAGCAGGGCCCTGCG CTATTATTACAACAAACGAATTCTGCACAAGACCAAGGGGAAACGGTTCACCTACAAGTTCAACTTCAACAAACTGGTGCTGGTTAATTACCCTTTCATCGATGTGGGGCTGGCTG GCGGTGCAGTGCCCCAGAGTGCCCCTCCAGTGCCGTCGGGTGGCAGCCACTTTCGCTTCCCTCCCTCGACACCCTCCGAGGTGCTGTCTCCCACCGAGGACCCCCGCTCACCACCTGCCTGCTCTTCGTCCTCatcttccctcttctctgctgTGGTGGCCCGACGCCTGGGCCGAGGCTCGGTCAGTGACTGTAGTGATGGCACTTCAGAGCTGGAGGAGCCACTGGGAGAGGACCCCCGGGCCCGACCGCCAGGCCCTCCAGAACTGGGTGCCTTTCGAGGACCCCCGCTGGCCCGCCTGCCCCACGATCCTGGCGTCTTCCGTGTCTACCCCCGGCCGCGGGGTGGCCCTGAGCCCCTGAGCCCCTTCCCTGTGTCACCCCTTGCTGGGCCTGGATCCCTGCTACCCCCTCAGCTCTCACCGGCTCTGCCCATGACGCCCACCCATCTGGCCTACACGCCCTCACCCACGCTGAGCCCAATGTACCCCAGTGGCGGCGGGGCCCCCAGTGGCTCAGGGGGAGGCTCCCACTTCTCCTTCAGCCCTGAGGACATGAAACGGTACCTACAGGCCCACACCCAAAGCGTCTACAACTACCACCTCAGTCCCCGCGCCTTCCTGCACTACCCTGGGCTGGTGGTGCCGCAGCCCCAGCGCCCTGACAAGTGCCCGCTGCCACCCATGGCACCTGAGACCCCACCGGTCCcctcctcgtcctcgtcctcttcttcttcctcttcttccccattCAAGTTTAAGCTCCAGCCGCCCCCGCTGGGACGCCGGCAGCGGGCAGCTGGGGAGAAGGCTCCGGCGGGTGCTGACAAGAGCAGTGCCATTGGCAGCGGTGGCAGCGCAGGCGGGCTGGCCGAGGGGGCAGGGGCACTGGTCCCACCACCGCCGCCTCAGATCAAGGTGGAGCCTATCTCAGAAGGCGAGTCAGAGGAGGTGGAGGTGACTGACATCAGCGATGAGGATGAGGAAGATGGGGAGGTGTTCAAGACGCCTCGTGCCCCTCCTGCGCCCCCCAAACCCGAGCCCGGCGAGGCACCTGGGGCCGCGCAGTGCATGCCCCTCAAGCTTCGCTTTAAACGGCGCTGGAGTGAAGACTGTCGcttggaggggggtgggggccctgctgggggcctggaggatgagggtgaggacaaaaaggtgcgtggggaggggcctggggaggcCGGGGGACCCCTCACCCCGAGGCGGGTGAGCTCTGACCTCCAGCACGCCACAGCCCAGCTCTCTCTGGAGCATCGAGATTCCTGA
- the ERF gene encoding ETS domain-containing transcription factor ERF isoform X1, whose translation MKTPADTGFAFPDWAYKPESSPGSRQIQLWHFILELLRKEEYQGVIAWQGDYGEFVIKDPDEVARLWGVRKCKPQMNYDKLSRALRYYYNKRILHKTKGKRFTYKFNFNKLVLVNYPFIDVGLAGGAVPQSAPPVPSGGSHFRFPPSTPSEVLSPTEDPRSPPACSSSSSSLFSAVVARRLGRGSVSDCSDGTSELEEPLGEDPRARPPGPPELGAFRGPPLARLPHDPGVFRVYPRPRGGPEPLSPFPVSPLAGPGSLLPPQLSPALPMTPTHLAYTPSPTLSPMYPSGGGAPSGSGGGSHFSFSPEDMKRYLQAHTQSVYNYHLSPRAFLHYPGLVVPQPQRPDKCPLPPMAPETPPVPSSSSSSSSSSSSPFKFKLQPPPLGRRQRAAGEKAPAGADKSSAIGSGGSAGGLAEGAGALVPPPPPQIKVEPISEGESEEVEVTDISDEDEEDGEVFKTPRAPPAPPKPEPGEAPGAAQCMPLKLRFKRRWSEDCRLEGGGGPAGGLEDEGEDKKVRGEGPGEAGGPLTPRRVSSDLQHATAQLSLEHRDS comes from the exons GGTTTGCCTTCCCGGATTGGGCCTACAAGCCAGAGTCGTCCCCTGGCTCAAGGCAGATCCAGCTGTGGCACTTTATCCTGGAGCTGCTGCGGAAGGAGGAGTACCAGGGGGTCATCGCCTGGCAGGGGGACTACGGGGAATTCGTCATCAAGGACCCCGACGAGGTGGCCCGGCTCTGGGGCGTCCGCAAGTGCAAGCCCCAGATGAATTACGACAAGCTGAGCAGGGCCCTGCG CTATTATTACAACAAACGAATTCTGCACAAGACCAAGGGGAAACGGTTCACCTACAAGTTCAACTTCAACAAACTGGTGCTGGTTAATTACCCTTTCATCGATGTGGGGCTGGCTG GCGGTGCAGTGCCCCAGAGTGCCCCTCCAGTGCCGTCGGGTGGCAGCCACTTTCGCTTCCCTCCCTCGACACCCTCCGAGGTGCTGTCTCCCACCGAGGACCCCCGCTCACCACCTGCCTGCTCTTCGTCCTCatcttccctcttctctgctgTGGTGGCCCGACGCCTGGGCCGAGGCTCGGTCAGTGACTGTAGTGATGGCACTTCAGAGCTGGAGGAGCCACTGGGAGAGGACCCCCGGGCCCGACCGCCAGGCCCTCCAGAACTGGGTGCCTTTCGAGGACCCCCGCTGGCCCGCCTGCCCCACGATCCTGGCGTCTTCCGTGTCTACCCCCGGCCGCGGGGTGGCCCTGAGCCCCTGAGCCCCTTCCCTGTGTCACCCCTTGCTGGGCCTGGATCCCTGCTACCCCCTCAGCTCTCACCGGCTCTGCCCATGACGCCCACCCATCTGGCCTACACGCCCTCACCCACGCTGAGCCCAATGTACCCCAGTGGCGGCGGGGCCCCCAGTGGCTCAGGGGGAGGCTCCCACTTCTCCTTCAGCCCTGAGGACATGAAACGGTACCTACAGGCCCACACCCAAAGCGTCTACAACTACCACCTCAGTCCCCGCGCCTTCCTGCACTACCCTGGGCTGGTGGTGCCGCAGCCCCAGCGCCCTGACAAGTGCCCGCTGCCACCCATGGCACCTGAGACCCCACCGGTCCcctcctcgtcctcgtcctcttcttcttcctcttcttccccattCAAGTTTAAGCTCCAGCCGCCCCCGCTGGGACGCCGGCAGCGGGCAGCTGGGGAGAAGGCTCCGGCGGGTGCTGACAAGAGCAGTGCCATTGGCAGCGGTGGCAGCGCAGGCGGGCTGGCCGAGGGGGCAGGGGCACTGGTCCCACCACCGCCGCCTCAGATCAAGGTGGAGCCTATCTCAGAAGGCGAGTCAGAGGAGGTGGAGGTGACTGACATCAGCGATGAGGATGAGGAAGATGGGGAGGTGTTCAAGACGCCTCGTGCCCCTCCTGCGCCCCCCAAACCCGAGCCCGGCGAGGCACCTGGGGCCGCGCAGTGCATGCCCCTCAAGCTTCGCTTTAAACGGCGCTGGAGTGAAGACTGTCGcttggaggggggtgggggccctgctgggggcctggaggatgagggtgaggacaaaaaggtgcgtggggaggggcctggggaggcCGGGGGACCCCTCACCCCGAGGCGGGTGAGCTCTGACCTCCAGCACGCCACAGCCCAGCTCTCTCTGGAGCATCGAGATTCCTGA